From the Kitasatospora atroaurantiaca genome, the window CCGACCGGCTCGTCGATGGTGATCTTGTCAGGTTCGCTGACCGTCCACTGGCTCATGGTGCTTCCTCCCGTTGCGAATCGCGATGTATCGCGTCTCCCTGAAGAACACGATATATCGCGTGATGCGGAAGTCAAGCGCCTCGCGGAAGCCGGTACGGAAAACGCCGAGGGCCCGGGAGGCGGTGTCGCCTCCCGGGCCCTGACGGCTGCAGCTGTGAGCTGTGAGCTGTGAGCTGTGAGCTGTGCTCAGTCCTCGTCCTCGTCGTCGAGCCTGGCCAGCCAGGTGGCCAGCCGCTCGACCGGGATCTCGAAGTCCGGGTTGAGGTCGACGAACTCGCGCAGGCGCTCGGCCAGCCACTCGAAGGTGACCTCCTCGTCGCCGCGCCGGCTCTCCAGCTCCTCGATGCCGCGGTCGGTGAAGTACACGGTGTGCTCCGGTCCGGATGGGGGTTCGACCAGGTCAGGATAGACCGGGGGCTCGGTCGACACGAAGGCCCGGCCCCCGCCGAAGCGGGAACCGGGCCTTCGTGAACCGACTGTGCGTCAGATGGTGAAGATCTCCTCCAGCAGCGCCTGCTGCTCGGCGGCGTGACGCTTGGCCGAGCCGACCGCCGGGGCGGACGAGGCCGTACGGGCGACGCGACGCAGGCGGGAGCCGTTGGCGCTGCGGCCGATGACGACCTGCAGGTGGTCGACCAGGTTCATCGCGATGAACGGCCAGGAACCCTGGTTGGCCGGCTCCTCCTGCGCCCAGACGAACTGGACGTTCTCGCCGTACTTGGCCAGCTCCTCCTGGAGCTCGGCCACCGGCAGCGGGTAGAGCCGCTCGACGCGGACGATCGCCGTGTCGGTGATCCCGCGCTCGGCACGGGCCGCCTCGACGTCGTAGTAGAACTTGCCCGCCGTGATGACCACCTTGCGCACGTTCGCCGGGTCGACGGTGGTGTCACCGATGACCGGACGGAACGAGCCGGCGAGGAACTCCGAGGTGGACGACGCCGCAGCCTTCAGACGCAGCATCGACTTCGGGGTGAAGACGACCAGCGGCTTGTGGTGCGGGTTGTGCGCCTGCCAGCGCAGCAGGTGGAAGTAGTTCGACGGCAGGGTCGGCATCGCGACCGTCATGTTGTTCTGCGCGCACAGCTGCAGGAAGCGCTCCGGGCGGGCGGACGAGTGGTCCGGT encodes:
- a CDS encoding DUF6104 family protein yields the protein MYFTDRGIEELESRRGDEEVTFEWLAERLREFVDLNPDFEIPVERLATWLARLDDEDED